One genomic window of Solanum stenotomum isolate F172 chromosome 9, ASM1918654v1, whole genome shotgun sequence includes the following:
- the LOC125875509 gene encoding uncharacterized protein LOC125875509, which translates to MTSSESLSFFSPEYSTPKMFPLTPSPTPAPTHKCGGPSPMSQIIMAKQALNQPLTPEMSHEIKNKPIVQYVVPRQRRRTNPAVWCAAILCMMFCLLLILFGIGTLVIFLSIKTRNPVFDTSNASLSVIYLDSPKYMNGDFTFIANFTNPNKKLDVRFEHLIIELFFSDSLIATQVVQPFSQRQRETRLVQVHMISSLVYLPPISAFKLQKQELSNRVVYNIRGTFKVRVNIGLIHYSYWLHGRCQLEMTSPPTGALITHSCRTKR; encoded by the coding sequence ATGACTTCCTCAGAGAGCTTAAGTTTCTTTTCTCCTGAATATAGTACACCTAAAATGTTTCCTCTAACGCCATCACCAACACCAGCACCAACTCATAAATGTGGCGGTCCATCGCCTATGAGCCAAATCATCATGGCAAAACAAGCCCTCAATCAACCTTTGACACCAGAAATGTCACATGAAATCAAGAATAAACCAATAGTACAATATGTTGTGCCACGGCAACGTAGACGTACAAATCCTGCAGTGTGGTGTGCTGCAATACTATGCATGATGTTCTGCCTACTACTAATATTATTTGGTATTGGAACTTTAGTCATTTTTCTATCTATCAAAACACGAAATCCAGTGTTTGATACATCAAATGCAAGCCTAAGTGTCATATACTTAGACTCACCTAAGTATATGAATGGTGACTTCACATTTATAGCAAATTTCACCAATCCAAACAAGAAACTTGATGTGAGATTTGAGCATTTGATCATTGAACTTTTTTTCTCAGATAGCTTAATAGCAACACAAGTTGTTCAACCTTTCAGTCAGAGGCAACGCGAAACGCGATTAGTACAAGTTCACATGATATCTAGCTTGGTTTATTTGCCACCAATTTCAGCCTTCAAGCTACAAAAACAGGAACTTAGCAACAGAGTTGTGTATAACATCAGAGGAACTTTTAAGGTCAGAGTGAATATTGGCCTAATTCATTACTCTTATTGGTTACATGGGAGATGTCAATTAGAGATGACAAGTCCACCTACTGGTGCTCTTATTACACATAGTTGTAGAACAAAGAGGTGA
- the LOC125875508 gene encoding fructose-bisphosphate aldolase 5, cytosolic isoform X1 produces the protein MSAFVGKYAEELIKNAKYIATPGKGILAADESTGTIGKRLSSINVENIEANRQALRELLFTSPNALPYLSGVILFEETLYQNTCDGKPFVELLQENNVVPGIKVDKGTVELAGTNGETTTQGLDSLGARCAQYYKAGARFAKWRAVLKIGATEPSELSIQQNAQGLARYAIICQENGLVPIVEPEILTDGNHDIKKCAAATETVLAAVYKALNDQHVLLEGTLLKPNMVTPGSDSPKVAAEVIAEYTVTALRRTVPPAVPGIVFLSGGQSEEEATVNLNAMNKLEVLKPWTLSFSFGRALQQSTLKTWGGKKENVGKAQEAFLTRCKANSDATLGKYTGGSGSGAASESLFVKGYKY, from the exons ATGTCTGCCTTTGTGGGAAAATATGCTG AGGAACTTATCAAGAATGCCAAGTACATAGCAACACCAGGGAAAGGTATTTTGGCAGCAGATGAAAGTACTGGCACTATTGGAAAACGTTTATCAAGCATTAATGTTGAAAACATTGAAGCAAATCGTCAAGCACTTCGTGAACTCCTTTTCACTTCACCAAATGCTCTTCCTTACCTCTCTGGCGTTATTCTCTTTGAAGAaacactttaccaaaatacttGTGATGGAAAGCCATTTGTTGAACTTCTTCAAGAAAACAATGTTGTCCCTGGGATTAAGGTGGACAAGGGTACCGTGGAATTGGCTGGGACCAATGGCGAGACGACAACTCAAGGGCTCGACTCGTTGGGTGCACGTTGTGCACAGTACTACAAAGCAG GTGCTCGTTTTGCCAAGTGGAGAGCTGTGTTGAAAATTGGGGCTACTGAGCCTTCAGAATTGTCCATTCAGCAAAATGCTCAGGGGCTAGCTCGTTATGCGATAATTTGCCAAGAAAATGGACTTGTGCCAATTGTGGAGCCAGAAATTCTGACTGATGGAAATCATGATATCAAGAAATGTGCAGCTGCTACTGAAACTGTTCTTGCTGCCGTTTATAAGGCACTCAATGACCAGCATGTTCTTCTTGAAGGAACACTTTTGAAGCCCAACATGGTCACCCCTGGCTCTGATAGCCCAAAG GTTGCAGCAGAAGTAATAGCAGAGTACACGGTCACAGCCCTGCGCCGGACCGTGCCACCAGCAGTGCCAGGGATAGTGTTCTTATCAGGAGGACAGAGTGAGGAAGAGGCAACAGTGAACTTAAATGCAATGAACAAATTGGAAGTGCTTAAGCCATGGACACTGTCATTTTCATTTGGTAGAGCTCTTCAGCAAAGTACCCTCAAGACTTGGggtggaaaaaaagaaaatgttggAAAAGCTCAAGAGGCATTTTTGACAAGGTGCAAGGCTAATTCAGATGCAACGCTTGGAAAGTATACTGGTGGAAGTGGAAGTGGTGCTGCTTCTGAGAGTCTGTTTGTTAAAGGTTACAAATATTAG
- the LOC125875508 gene encoding fructose-bisphosphate aldolase 5, cytosolic isoform X2, with translation MSAFVGKYAEELIKNAKYIATPGKGILAADESTGTIGKRLSSINVENIEANRQALRELLFTSPNALPYLSGVILFEETLYQNTCDGKPFVELLQENNVVPGIKVDKGTVELAGTNGETTTQGLDSLGARCAQYYKAGARFAKWRAVLKIGATEPSELSIQQNAQGLARYAIICQENGLVPIVEPEILTDGNHDIKKCAAATETVLAAVYKALNDQHVLLEGTLLKPNMVTPGSDSPKVAAEVIAEYTVTALRRTVPPAVPGIVFLSGGQSEEEATVNLNAMNKLEVLKPWTLSFSFGRALQQSTLKTWGGKKENVGTAQEAFLTRCKANSDATLGKYTGGSGSGAASESLFVKGYKY, from the exons ATGTCTGCCTTTGTGGGAAAATATGCTG AGGAACTTATCAAGAATGCCAAGTACATAGCAACACCAGGGAAAGGTATTTTGGCAGCAGATGAAAGTACTGGCACTATTGGAAAACGTTTATCAAGCATTAATGTTGAAAACATTGAAGCAAATCGTCAAGCACTTCGTGAACTCCTTTTCACTTCACCAAATGCTCTTCCTTACCTCTCTGGCGTTATTCTCTTTGAAGAaacactttaccaaaatacttGTGATGGAAAGCCATTTGTTGAACTTCTTCAAGAAAACAATGTTGTCCCTGGGATTAAGGTGGACAAGGGTACCGTGGAATTGGCTGGGACCAATGGCGAGACGACAACTCAAGGGCTCGACTCGTTGGGTGCACGTTGTGCACAGTACTACAAAGCAG GTGCTCGTTTTGCCAAGTGGAGAGCTGTGTTGAAAATTGGGGCTACTGAGCCTTCAGAATTGTCCATTCAGCAAAATGCTCAGGGGCTAGCTCGTTATGCGATAATTTGCCAAGAAAATGGACTTGTGCCAATTGTGGAGCCAGAAATTCTGACTGATGGAAATCATGATATCAAGAAATGTGCAGCTGCTACTGAAACTGTTCTTGCTGCCGTTTATAAGGCACTCAATGACCAGCATGTTCTTCTTGAAGGAACACTTTTGAAGCCCAACATGGTCACCCCTGGCTCTGATAGCCCAAAG GTTGCAGCAGAAGTAATAGCAGAGTACACGGTCACAGCCCTGCGCCGGACCGTGCCACCAGCAGTGCCAGGGATAGTGTTCTTATCAGGAGGACAGAGTGAGGAAGAGGCAACAGTGAACTTAAATGCAATGAACAAATTGGAAGTGCTTAAGCCATGGACACTGTCATTTTCATTTGGTAGAGCTCTTCAGCAAAGTACTCTCAAGACTTGGggtggaaaaaaagaaaatgttggCACAGCTCAAGAGGCATTTTTGACAAGGTGCAAGGCTAATTCAGATGCAACACTTGGAAAGTATACTGGTGGAAGTGGAAGTGGTGCTGCTTCTGAGAGTCTGTTTGTTAAAGGTTACAAATATTAG